The Sphingomonas sp. genome has a window encoding:
- a CDS encoding DUF4402 domain-containing protein, producing the protein MAQTSASGTGSLTVIQPLTITKNADLQFGSVVRPVSAAGAVAVAVTGARTVTGDIQALASGDTPQAARFTISGEGGHALSVTIPASFTLANGSQSLVVTTNNNLTGALSAQTLSGTAGGAGTLDVRVGGTVALATTTPAGLYTGAFTVSTAYN; encoded by the coding sequence ATGGCGCAAACCTCTGCTTCGGGCACCGGCTCGCTGACCGTAATTCAGCCGCTGACGATCACCAAGAATGCAGACCTGCAGTTCGGCAGCGTCGTTCGTCCGGTCTCTGCCGCGGGCGCAGTCGCCGTCGCGGTGACCGGCGCGCGGACGGTGACCGGCGACATTCAGGCGCTGGCGTCGGGCGACACCCCGCAGGCTGCGCGGTTCACCATCTCGGGCGAAGGCGGCCACGCCCTGTCGGTGACGATCCCGGCGTCGTTCACCCTGGCCAACGGATCGCAGTCGCTGGTCGTGACGACCAACAACAACCTCACCGGCGCCCTCAGCGCGCAGACGCTCAGCGGCACCGCGGGCGGTGCGGGCACGCTGGACGTGCGCGTCGGCGGCACGGTTGCGCTGGCCACCACCACGCCGGCGGGGCTCTACACCGGCGCGTTCACCGTTTCGACGGCGTACAACTAA